A stretch of DNA from Candidatus Rokuibacteriota bacterium:
AGAGTTCGAGGCCGCGAGCCTCTTCTGTCCGCGCTGCCGGAAGGCGGTCCCGGTCCGCAAGAAGCTCCTGCTGGTGCTTCCCACCGGGACCAAGTACGATTACCTCTGCGCCGAGTGCGGGGCCCCCGTGGGCGGTAAGCTCGACCAGGACCCTACCGAGTTTCGCCGGATCGCCCCACTCCCGGGCCCGCCGGGTGGACGGGGAGGCGGGCGCCCACGGGGACGCTCCCGATCGGTCCCATCGAGGAACGTCACCGGACCGAGTCCGAACGAGGAGGAATGGCCATGGCCAAGACGACCCAGCTCACCCTGACCCTCGAGTCCAAGCCCGGAGTCCTGGCCAAGATCTGCCGGACGCTGGCCGACGCGGGCGTCAACATCACGGCGATCTGTGCAGCGGAGACGGCCGGCCGCGGGAAGATCCGGATGGTCGTCAGCGATCCTGGCAAGGCCAAGGAGGCCCTCAAGGCGGCCAAGTATCGCCCGGGCGAGGAGCCGGCCCTGGCGATGGCGCTTGAGGACCGGCCGGGCGCCCTCGCGCGGGTCGCCGAGAAGCTGGCCCAGGGGAAGATCAATATCAAGTGCGCCTACGCGACCACGGCCGGCGCGGGCAGCGCGACGGTGGTCCTCACGGTGTCCAACGCCGACAAGGCCCAGGCGCTCCTCGGCGGGTAGGACGGGATGCGGCTCAAGCGCGCGGCGGTGGAACAGATGATGGCGGAGCGGCCGCCCGGCACCTCGCTCGAAGAGGCGCTTGAGGTCTTCGAGGTCTTCGCCAGCGGGTCGCTCACCGACGAGGTGTACGTCCTGGAGGACGTGGGCGGCAAGCGGATTGCGATCGCCCCCACCGCCCTGAAGGCGCAGTATCGCCAGGCCTGATCTCCGCCCCGGCGCGGAGGGACGGGGAGTTGCGGCTCCCTGGAAGGAGAGGTCGCGATGGGCATTGTGACCTTCTCGCACGAAATGGGGGCGGGTGGGCCCGAGATCGGGACGGCTCTCGCGCAGCGCCTGGGCTACCGCTACGTCGATCAGGAGCTGATCTCGGACGCCGCGCGCCGCTACGGCCTCCTCGAGGACAAGCTCTCCCACCTGGACGAAGCCAAGCCCTCCCTCTTCGAGCGCTTCGACGCCGAGACCCGCCGCTACCTCACGGTGATCCAGACCGCGCTTTACGAGTTCGCCGAGAGCGACAACGTGATCCTCATGGGGCGCGGCGGCCAGTGGCTCCTCCGCGGCATTCCCCACGTGCTCCGCGTCCGCGTGGCGGCTGCCTTCGAGCTGCGCGTCAAGCGCGTGCTGAAGAAGATGACCGGGCAGATGGGCGAGGGGGCGAACCCGCGGAGCGTGACCGACATGGTCCGGCGCGACGACATGGAGAAGCTGGGCCGGATGCGCTACCTCTACGACGTGGACCTGCGCGATCCGGCGCTCTACGACCTGGTGCTCAACACCGAGAAGTTGACGATCGAGGCCGCGGTGGAGCAGCTCGCGGGGCTGGTGCGGCGTCCCGAGCTGGCGACCACCACGGCGGGGCAGCAGATCGTCGCCGACCGGGCGCTCGCCTCGCGCGTCCAGGTCGCCCTCGTCACGCACCCGGACACGCGCAAGTACCGGATCGCGGTGGAGGCCAAGGGCGGCGTGATCACGCTCGAGGGTACCTCGGCCCTGGAGCCGGCCGCCGACGTGACGCGCGGCGTGCCGGGGGTAGTGCAGGTCAAGACGCAGCAGGTCGAGATCCCGCCGATCCCGCCCTTCGTCGCCTGAGCCCGCAGCGCCCGAGCTGCCGGCGCAATTTTAGCTCGGGTCTCGCCTCGTGACGGACCTGCCTCACGGCATGGCCGACGTCCCTCGGCTCGAACTACTACTCGGGCCTCGCCTGCGGCTCGTCGGCAGCCCCTCGGCTCGAACTGCAACGGGGGAGACTTCGGA
This window harbors:
- a CDS encoding ACT domain-containing protein; this encodes MAKTTQLTLTLESKPGVLAKICRTLADAGVNITAICAAETAGRGKIRMVVSDPGKAKEALKAAKYRPGEEPALAMALEDRPGALARVAEKLAQGKINIKCAYATTAGAGSATVVLTVSNADKAQALLGG
- a CDS encoding cytidylate kinase family protein, whose translation is MGIVTFSHEMGAGGPEIGTALAQRLGYRYVDQELISDAARRYGLLEDKLSHLDEAKPSLFERFDAETRRYLTVIQTALYEFAESDNVILMGRGGQWLLRGIPHVLRVRVAAAFELRVKRVLKKMTGQMGEGANPRSVTDMVRRDDMEKLGRMRYLYDVDLRDPALYDLVLNTEKLTIEAAVEQLAGLVRRPELATTTAGQQIVADRALASRVQVALVTHPDTRKYRIAVEAKGGVITLEGTSALEPAADVTRGVPGVVQVKTQQVEIPPIPPFVA